One region of Trinickia violacea genomic DNA includes:
- a CDS encoding DUF2778 domain-containing protein translates to MLQCSFELNDKPMSTFKINGAISVPAFSGLAPHINQRLSACLPSLGPIPPGRYYIVDRESGGRLGWLREAFIDRSDWFALYTADGKIDDEMFCNEVLRGNFRLHPKGPRGISQGCIVIDSAANFYRVRGLLVGCGRHPIPGSALRAYGMVAVK, encoded by the coding sequence ATGTTGCAGTGCAGCTTTGAACTCAATGACAAGCCTATGAGCACGTTCAAAATCAACGGAGCGATTTCCGTCCCGGCATTTTCCGGACTCGCCCCGCATATCAATCAGCGCCTATCCGCATGCTTGCCCAGTTTGGGACCGATCCCGCCGGGTAGGTATTACATCGTCGACCGAGAATCGGGCGGAAGGCTGGGATGGCTCAGGGAGGCTTTCATCGATCGATCGGATTGGTTTGCCCTATACACCGCAGATGGAAAAATCGACGATGAGATGTTTTGCAATGAAGTTCTGCGCGGAAATTTCCGCCTGCACCCAAAGGGGCCGCGTGGCATCAGCCAAGGCTGCATCGTCATTGACAGCGCCGCCAATTTCTACCGCGTCAGGGGCTTGCTCGTAGGCTGCGGTAGGCACCCGATTCCGGGCAGCGCACTGCGCGCCTACGGCATGGTGGCTGTGAAATGA
- the htpG gene encoding molecular chaperone HtpG, which translates to MAQETMSFQAEVKQLLQLMIHSLYSNKEIFLRELISNASDAADKLRFEAIADSTLFETDPNLRIRVSYDKAARTIRIDDNGIGMSREETISHLGTIARSGTKEFFSKLSGDQQKDAALIGQFGVGFYSGFIVADKITVETRRAGLPAAEGVRWVSAGEGDFAVETIERAQRGTTITLHLREGEDELLSSYRLKSIIQKYSDHVALPILMKKEEWDQEKGEMVEKDEDETVNQASALWTRPKNDITDEQYKQFYQHLAHDHQDPLTWTHNRVEGRSEYTQLLYVPAHAPFDLWNRDHRAGLKLYVKRVFIMDDAEQLLPMYLRFIKGVVDSSDLPLNVSREILQESRDVKAIREGVTKRALSMLEELANAETDEGKAQYASFWTEFGQVLKEGLGEDFANRDRIAKLVRFASTHNDTSEQNVSLADYVARMKPEQSKIYYVTADTWQAAKNSPHLEVFRKKGVEVLLLTDRVDEWALSSFTEFDGKPLASVARGDLDLGALNDEEKKAQEEVGETMKPLIEKMKEALKDKAKDVRLTFRLTDSPSCLVADDGEMSGYLQRMLKAAGQNAPEMHPILEVNPEHALVKALSVDSANFDDWCHLLFDQALLAEGGALEDPASFVKRTNALLLAR; encoded by the coding sequence ATGGCACAAGAAACCATGAGCTTCCAGGCAGAAGTGAAACAGCTTCTGCAACTGATGATCCATTCGCTGTACAGCAACAAGGAAATCTTTCTGCGCGAGCTGATCTCGAACGCGTCGGACGCCGCCGATAAGCTCCGCTTCGAAGCGATCGCCGACAGCACCCTCTTCGAGACCGATCCGAACCTGCGCATCCGCGTGTCGTACGACAAGGCCGCGCGCACCATCCGCATCGACGACAACGGCATCGGCATGAGCCGCGAGGAAACGATCTCGCACCTCGGCACGATCGCCCGCTCGGGCACGAAGGAATTCTTCTCGAAGCTCTCCGGCGACCAGCAGAAGGACGCCGCGCTGATCGGCCAGTTCGGCGTCGGCTTTTACTCGGGCTTCATCGTTGCCGACAAGATCACCGTCGAAACGCGCCGCGCCGGACTGCCGGCGGCCGAAGGCGTGCGCTGGGTCAGCGCGGGCGAGGGCGACTTCGCGGTCGAGACGATCGAGCGAGCGCAGCGCGGCACGACGATCACGCTGCACCTGCGCGAAGGCGAGGACGAACTGCTGTCGTCGTATCGCCTGAAGTCGATCATCCAGAAGTATTCGGATCATGTCGCGTTGCCGATCCTGATGAAGAAGGAAGAGTGGGATCAGGAAAAGGGCGAGATGGTCGAGAAGGACGAAGACGAGACCGTCAACCAGGCGAGCGCGCTCTGGACGCGTCCGAAGAACGACATCACCGACGAGCAGTACAAGCAGTTCTATCAGCACCTCGCGCACGATCACCAGGACCCGCTGACGTGGACGCATAACCGCGTCGAAGGCCGCAGCGAGTACACGCAGCTCCTCTACGTGCCGGCGCACGCGCCGTTCGACCTGTGGAACCGCGACCATCGCGCAGGCCTCAAGCTCTATGTGAAGCGCGTCTTCATCATGGACGACGCCGAGCAGCTGCTGCCGATGTATCTGCGCTTCATCAAGGGCGTGGTCGATTCGAGCGATCTGCCGCTCAACGTGTCGCGCGAAATCCTGCAGGAAAGCCGCGACGTGAAGGCGATCCGCGAAGGCGTGACCAAGCGCGCGCTGTCGATGCTCGAAGAACTGGCGAACGCCGAGACCGACGAGGGCAAGGCGCAGTACGCGAGCTTCTGGACGGAGTTCGGCCAGGTGCTCAAGGAGGGCCTCGGCGAAGACTTCGCGAATCGCGATCGCATCGCGAAGCTCGTGCGCTTCGCGTCGACGCACAACGACACGTCCGAGCAGAACGTCTCGCTCGCCGACTACGTCGCGCGCATGAAGCCCGAGCAGTCGAAGATCTACTACGTGACCGCCGATACCTGGCAGGCCGCGAAGAACAGCCCGCATCTCGAAGTGTTCCGCAAGAAGGGTGTCGAAGTGCTGCTGCTGACGGACCGCGTCGATGAGTGGGCGCTGTCGTCCTTCACGGAGTTCGACGGCAAGCCGCTGGCGAGCGTCGCGCGCGGCGACCTCGACCTCGGCGCGCTCAACGACGAGGAAAAGAAGGCGCAGGAAGAAGTCGGCGAAACGATGAAGCCGCTCATCGAGAAGATGAAGGAGGCGCTCAAGGACAAGGCGAAGGACGTGCGCCTCACGTTCCGCCTGACCGATTCGCCGTCGTGCCTCGTCGCCGACGACGGCGAGATGAGCGGCTACCTGCAGCGGATGCTGAAGGCCGCGGGGCAGAACGCGCCGGAGATGCATCCGATTCTCGAAGTGAATCCGGAGCATGCGCTCGTGAAGGCGCTTTCCGTCGATAGCGCGAACTTCGACGACTGGTGCCATCTGCTGTTCGATCAGGCGCTTCTGGCGGAAGGCGGCGCGCTCGAAGATCCGGCGAGCTTCGTCAAGCGCACCAATGCGCTGCTGCTTGCGCGCTGA
- a CDS encoding chorismate--pyruvate lyase family protein, which produces MSAKRVRFDAAGGGWRAAPRPGFTADQKDWLTRGGSLTAHLRTLGKVAVRVTREAIDQAWRDEAAALGIAARAPVWVREVVLEVDGVPFVAAHSIAPLAASHGVWQAMRRLRTRPLAELLYSDSSVARSALVSARLTQRDPLAVLAAREIAGPAPHALCARRSVFERHGEPLMVTECMLPALWAHLEARARRGGRRAATSTHHAHASHARESAGPLDHLASRAHGAHAPNHDS; this is translated from the coding sequence ATGAGCGCGAAGCGCGTTCGCTTCGACGCGGCGGGCGGCGGCTGGCGCGCCGCACCGCGGCCCGGCTTCACGGCTGACCAGAAAGACTGGCTCACGCGCGGCGGCTCGCTGACCGCGCATCTGCGCACGCTCGGCAAGGTGGCGGTGCGCGTGACGCGCGAGGCGATCGATCAGGCATGGCGCGACGAAGCCGCGGCGCTCGGCATCGCGGCGCGCGCGCCGGTTTGGGTGCGGGAAGTCGTGCTCGAAGTGGACGGCGTGCCGTTCGTCGCCGCGCACAGCATCGCGCCGCTCGCGGCGAGCCACGGCGTGTGGCAGGCGATGCGGCGGCTGCGCACGCGGCCGCTCGCCGAGCTGTTGTATAGCGACAGCAGTGTCGCGCGTTCGGCGCTCGTCAGCGCGCGGCTCACGCAGCGCGATCCGCTCGCCGTGCTCGCGGCGCGCGAGATCGCGGGGCCGGCGCCGCACGCGCTCTGCGCGCGGCGCTCGGTGTTCGAGCGGCATGGAGAGCCGCTGATGGTCACCGAATGCATGCTGCCGGCGCTTTGGGCGCATTTGGAAGCGCGGGCACGCCGCGGGGGCCGTCGCGCTGCAACGTCCACTCATCACGCGCATGCGTCGCACGCGCGCGAGTCGGCCGGTCCGCTCGATCATCTTGCGTCGCGCGCTCATGGCGCGCACGCGCCGAACCACGATTCATGA
- a CDS encoding DNA-deoxyinosine glycosylase — protein sequence MTLKRCFPPVVDRNTRVLVLGSLPGEVSLAQNQYYAHKQNRFWHLMGDVIGEPLPSMGYEARLQALLDHRVGLWDVIAKARREGSLDSRIRDHAANDLAALVAALPNLAAVVFNGGTAAKIGMQALADSRISLDLIKLPSSSPAYAAVPYAEKLRAWEALRKWLAA from the coding sequence ATGACCCTCAAGCGCTGCTTCCCGCCGGTAGTCGATCGAAACACGCGTGTGCTCGTGCTCGGCAGCCTGCCTGGAGAGGTGTCGCTCGCGCAAAATCAGTACTACGCGCACAAGCAAAACCGGTTTTGGCATTTGATGGGGGATGTGATTGGAGAACCGCTGCCGAGCATGGGGTATGAGGCGCGGCTGCAGGCGCTGCTCGATCATCGCGTGGGGTTGTGGGACGTGATTGCGAAGGCGAGACGAGAAGGCAGCCTCGACAGCCGCATTCGCGATCATGCGGCGAATGATCTAGCTGCGCTCGTGGCTGCATTGCCGAATCTTGCGGCGGTTGTTTTCAACGGTGGCACGGCGGCGAAGATCGGTATGCAGGCGTTGGCCGATAGTCGCATATCACTCGATCTCATCAAGCTGCCGTCGAGCAGTCCAGCGTATGCGGCCGTGCCTTATGCGGAGAAGTTGAGGGCTTGGGAAGCGTTGCGCAAGTGGTTGGCGGCGTAG
- a CDS encoding GNAT family N-acetyltransferase: MNSVEITYKHNLPLDPHDVIRVFRSSGITRPVDDPPRIARMFAAPTLTISAWHETRLVGLSRSLTDYAYCCYLSDLAVDKEYQGLGIGKALIERTRNAVGDEVSVVLLSAPGAMSYYPSLSFSSADNAFLIKRKR; this comes from the coding sequence ATGAATAGCGTTGAAATCACGTACAAGCACAATCTTCCGCTCGATCCGCACGATGTGATTCGAGTGTTTCGATCATCGGGCATTACGCGTCCTGTGGATGATCCTCCACGGATCGCGCGGATGTTCGCCGCTCCTACGCTGACGATCTCGGCTTGGCATGAGACACGCCTTGTCGGCTTGTCCCGCTCGCTGACGGACTACGCGTACTGCTGCTATTTGTCGGACCTGGCGGTCGACAAGGAGTATCAGGGGCTCGGAATCGGCAAGGCGCTCATCGAACGAACGCGCAATGCGGTGGGCGACGAGGTGAGTGTCGTGCTGCTCTCGGCGCCTGGTGCCATGTCGTACTACCCGAGCTTGAGCTTCTCGTCCGCGGACAACGCCTTTCTAATCAAGCGAAAGCGATGA
- a CDS encoding LysR substrate-binding domain-containing protein, with translation MMITLKQIEAFRAVMLGNSMTEAAKVLFVTQSAVSKIMREFEQEIGFELFSRRKGGLLPTAAAKALYVEVERVFVGLDQVARTAERIRLGQEGRLRIVAMSTVSCGFLQAAMAEFRQSHPKVSVSIDTYNSHEVTNLVASGLFDLGFATSPVQTDKVVVESLWKVRCVCVLPPGHRLARKRTLTPMDLRDENFISLAPGNTTRLAIDSVFRSENVHRTTEMEASWSIAVTSMVSNGLGVSVIDPFTAQVAKQCGCLVRPFSPPIDYSFAVLRPQGALANTLVDDFVRSVRRNLVKLKLIRSDRQSE, from the coding sequence ATGATGATCACGCTGAAACAAATCGAGGCGTTCCGCGCCGTCATGCTCGGGAACAGCATGACCGAGGCGGCAAAGGTCCTGTTCGTCACGCAGTCCGCGGTCAGCAAGATCATGCGGGAATTCGAGCAGGAAATCGGCTTCGAGTTGTTTTCGCGGCGCAAGGGAGGGTTACTGCCTACAGCGGCAGCCAAAGCGCTCTATGTCGAAGTCGAAAGAGTTTTTGTGGGCCTCGATCAGGTAGCGCGCACGGCAGAGCGCATCCGCCTCGGACAGGAAGGCCGGCTGAGAATCGTGGCAATGTCGACCGTGTCGTGTGGTTTCCTGCAGGCAGCCATGGCGGAATTTCGGCAGTCCCATCCAAAGGTCAGCGTCTCCATCGATACCTACAATTCACACGAAGTGACTAATCTGGTGGCGTCCGGTCTTTTTGACCTGGGCTTTGCAACGAGCCCTGTCCAGACCGACAAGGTCGTCGTAGAGTCGCTCTGGAAAGTGCGATGCGTTTGCGTTCTGCCGCCTGGACATCGTCTGGCGAGAAAACGCACGTTGACGCCAATGGATCTGCGCGATGAAAACTTCATATCGCTTGCACCCGGGAACACTACTCGACTCGCAATCGATAGTGTGTTCCGTTCGGAAAACGTACATCGAACGACCGAAATGGAAGCGAGTTGGTCAATCGCCGTCACCTCGATGGTATCGAACGGTCTGGGGGTATCGGTGATCGATCCGTTTACGGCACAGGTCGCGAAACAATGCGGATGCCTGGTCCGTCCATTCTCGCCACCTATCGACTATTCGTTCGCGGTGCTGCGGCCGCAGGGTGCACTCGCTAACACGCTCGTTGACGACTTCGTTCGGTCCGTTCGGCGTAACCTCGTGAAGTTAAAGCTGATCCGCTCCGACCGGCAATCCGAGTAG
- the argH gene encoding argininosuccinate lyase: MESKVSGLLHEALSSEAQTAIFLPWIEQSFGPSLPLLTQINQAHIVMLCDVGLMERETAASLLAVIDELATAGPTAFTLDGSLEDVYFNYEAQVIRLLGPDIGGRLHTARSRNDLQSTLDRMRARDVALSLIDGNLTLRRSLINQAEKYADCVMPGYTHLQHAQPITYGFYLSGVESGLQRDFQRLLGAYRRLNECPLGAGAMAGTTFPIDRHAVSALLGFASPVAHALDAVASKDPLLELLCAALFVATTVGRLAQDFYLMSTFEFATLALPDSLAITSSIMPQKKNQAVLEFLKGRQSHLLGALVTGFASFRAAPYAHALDSNADSLHWLWQAVDELVDTIPVVDQVINRAIPNSKRMAELAGANFSTATDLADLLVQQNGISFKEAHHITGRVVRFAMDLGLGVADIAPDLVSRAAQETTGRTLSLSCEEVVQALDPRAAVERRRSGGGPSTHDMQALLAQSELQLSADLAEHNPIRSSIERARYQLRTRVAELQQPATASMSN, from the coding sequence ATGGAATCCAAAGTCAGCGGTTTGCTGCACGAGGCGCTATCGAGCGAGGCGCAAACGGCAATTTTTCTCCCGTGGATCGAGCAGTCGTTTGGACCGTCGCTACCGCTGTTGACGCAGATCAACCAGGCTCACATCGTGATGCTTTGCGACGTGGGACTGATGGAGCGTGAAACGGCGGCCAGCCTGCTTGCGGTCATCGATGAGCTCGCCACGGCCGGGCCGACTGCTTTCACGTTGGACGGATCACTGGAAGACGTCTACTTCAACTATGAAGCGCAAGTGATCCGGCTTTTGGGCCCTGACATCGGTGGCCGTCTTCACACTGCGCGCAGCCGGAACGACCTACAGTCGACACTGGATCGCATGAGAGCGCGTGACGTTGCCTTGTCGCTCATCGATGGGAACCTCACGTTGCGCCGATCCTTGATCAATCAGGCAGAGAAGTACGCGGACTGCGTCATGCCCGGTTATACGCACCTTCAGCATGCGCAGCCCATTACCTACGGTTTCTATCTTTCGGGCGTCGAGAGTGGCTTGCAACGTGACTTCCAACGATTGCTGGGCGCATATCGTCGATTGAACGAGTGTCCGCTCGGTGCGGGCGCGATGGCTGGGACGACATTTCCTATCGATCGACATGCTGTTTCGGCGTTGCTTGGGTTCGCCTCGCCAGTCGCCCATGCGTTGGACGCAGTCGCAAGCAAAGATCCGCTTCTCGAACTCCTTTGCGCGGCATTGTTTGTCGCGACTACCGTGGGGCGTCTCGCCCAGGACTTCTATCTGATGTCGACGTTTGAATTTGCGACGCTCGCGCTGCCTGACTCACTGGCGATTACGTCCAGCATCATGCCGCAAAAGAAGAACCAGGCCGTGCTCGAGTTTCTCAAAGGTCGTCAGTCTCATCTGCTCGGTGCGCTCGTAACGGGCTTTGCTTCGTTCCGTGCGGCCCCTTACGCGCACGCCCTCGACTCGAATGCCGACAGCCTGCACTGGCTCTGGCAAGCTGTTGACGAACTGGTCGATACGATTCCGGTGGTGGATCAGGTCATCAACCGTGCCATTCCAAATTCGAAACGAATGGCCGAACTGGCGGGAGCCAATTTCTCCACGGCAACCGATCTGGCCGACCTGTTGGTGCAACAAAACGGCATCTCGTTCAAGGAGGCGCATCACATCACCGGGCGTGTTGTCAGGTTTGCAATGGATTTAGGGTTGGGCGTGGCGGATATTGCACCGGATCTCGTATCACGCGCCGCTCAGGAGACGACAGGGCGAACGCTATCCCTGTCCTGCGAAGAGGTGGTGCAAGCGCTCGATCCGCGCGCTGCGGTCGAGCGCAGAAGAAGCGGCGGTGGTCCGTCGACCCACGATATGCAAGCGCTGCTCGCGCAGTCGGAGCTGCAACTTTCCGCAGATTTGGCCGAGCACAACCCAATACGTTCGTCCATCGAACGAGCGCGTTATCAGCTTCGCACGCGCGTCGCCGAACTCCAACAGCCGGCCACGGCTTCGATGTCAAATTGA
- a CDS encoding plasmid pRiA4b ORF-3 family protein translates to MAKSFRLYTLHAQIRDINPPIWRRIQIEGFDSLRRLHHTLQAAFGWTDSHQHEFEIDDKTYAMFELDDVLESMDPDNTFDDRKTKLEKAAYPGMRFVYKYDFGDGWEHDIVVEKVEIIEGEPSGCPHVIAGARACPPEDVGGPFGYQAFLDTLRAHPESEEANGYKRWAGHDFDAELFDRRAANATLLRMAWNRWGGK, encoded by the coding sequence ATGGCCAAGTCCTTTCGACTGTATACCCTTCACGCTCAGATTCGCGACATCAACCCACCCATCTGGCGCCGCATCCAGATCGAGGGATTCGACTCGCTACGCAGACTACATCACACCCTCCAGGCCGCATTCGGCTGGACCGACTCGCATCAGCACGAGTTCGAGATCGACGACAAGACCTATGCCATGTTCGAGCTCGACGACGTGCTCGAATCGATGGACCCGGACAACACCTTCGATGATCGCAAGACCAAGCTGGAGAAAGCTGCCTACCCCGGCATGAGGTTCGTCTACAAATACGACTTCGGTGACGGCTGGGAACACGACATCGTTGTGGAGAAAGTCGAGATCATCGAAGGCGAGCCGAGCGGTTGTCCACACGTTATTGCCGGAGCTCGGGCATGCCCACCCGAAGATGTCGGCGGTCCGTTCGGATATCAGGCGTTCCTCGACACGCTGCGTGCACACCCCGAAAGCGAGGAGGCCAATGGCTATAAGCGCTGGGCTGGGCACGACTTCGATGCCGAATTGTTCGACCGGCGCGCCGCTAACGCGACGCTCTTACGCATGGCTTGGAATCGTTGGGGCGGAAAGTAG
- the tnpB gene encoding IS66 family insertion sequence element accessory protein TnpB (TnpB, as the term is used for proteins encoded by IS66 family insertion elements, is considered an accessory protein, since TnpC, encoded by a neighboring gene, is a DDE family transposase.), with protein MIGLPAGTRVWLAAGVTDMRAGFNSLSAKIQTVLERDPFCGHVFVFRGKRGDLLKVLWWSGDGMCLLMKRLEKGRFIWPQADSGTVCLSPAQLSMLLEGIDWRQPVRTARPTSAL; from the coding sequence GTGATTGGCCTGCCCGCCGGAACGCGCGTCTGGTTGGCTGCCGGCGTGACGGATATGAGAGCCGGCTTCAACAGCCTCTCTGCCAAGATCCAGACGGTGCTGGAGCGCGATCCTTTCTGTGGCCACGTGTTCGTGTTTCGCGGCAAGCGCGGCGATCTCCTCAAGGTGCTGTGGTGGAGTGGCGATGGCATGTGCCTGCTGATGAAGCGACTCGAGAAGGGACGCTTCATATGGCCCCAAGCCGATAGCGGCACCGTTTGTCTGAGTCCGGCGCAACTGTCGATGCTGCTCGAAGGCATCGACTGGCGTCAGCCCGTACGGACAGCACGCCCCACATCGGCGTTGTAA
- the tnpA gene encoding IS66-like element accessory protein TnpA, producing the protein MEEKAPGRRRGSKNYSKEFRAMVVAQANDPARSIAEVAHEHSLNANMIARWRRAHERRQSTTQVQPTETFIPVQLPVPAQVTSSLIVECGAVRVRFDGPLDLGVLRTVLATLRSAS; encoded by the coding sequence ATGGAAGAGAAGGCACCGGGACGCCGACGCGGCTCCAAGAACTACTCGAAGGAATTCAGGGCAATGGTCGTTGCGCAAGCGAACGATCCGGCGCGCTCAATTGCGGAAGTAGCGCACGAGCACAGTTTGAATGCCAACATGATCGCGCGTTGGCGTCGCGCGCACGAGCGCCGCCAATCGACCACGCAAGTTCAACCCACCGAAACGTTCATTCCCGTGCAGTTGCCCGTGCCGGCTCAAGTGACGTCAAGTCTCATCGTCGAGTGCGGCGCCGTGCGGGTTCGCTTCGACGGGCCGCTCGACCTAGGTGTACTCAGGACGGTGCTGGCGACGTTGCGGTCAGCATCGTGA
- a CDS encoding MFS transporter, protein MKSANEPWTRESAGLSALPSQAPALQVTAAADADSLEPTLPTLTPLSGATLTPPLPPLPSAPASHETPRHSLQATAILLFGYAILITGNGLLSTLISLRLIEQQTPALVVGVVQSAYYAGFMVGALWGGGLIRRVGHHRAFVAFAAFSACCALGFAVWRAAPVWVALRFVMGFSLVGIFTVIESWLHQVASNAHRGRVFSAYLITNYLGVGIGQFLLGLADPAGFELFSVVSALFSASLIPVALAGGAPAQASAHGAAHSPAHSPVTASGESVAQDGPSKLARGLSGLGIVYRWAPLGVFGCLAAGLLNSSFYTMQPIFMRRLDYSVVDVSHFMGFALLAALLPQWPVARLADLVDRRAVIAAVSALTAACCVLLFVLQKGGLAVAIDYLYVAVVFSLYGVVTSYVNDGTPSDQRIPVSSALLLIFSLGASGGPTLASAAMALVGPRGLYLFAAIVTGTLTVLTLRSLRAVPRLRG, encoded by the coding sequence ATGAAATCGGCCAACGAACCGTGGACCCGCGAGTCAGCCGGGCTTTCCGCGCTGCCCAGCCAAGCCCCCGCGCTTCAAGTCACTGCGGCGGCTGACGCCGATTCCCTCGAGCCGACGCTGCCCACGCTTACGCCGCTGTCGGGCGCCACGCTAACGCCACCCCTGCCACCCTTGCCGAGCGCGCCGGCCAGTCACGAAACGCCGCGCCACAGCCTGCAAGCCACGGCCATCCTGCTGTTCGGCTACGCGATCCTCATCACCGGCAACGGCCTGCTGAGCACGCTGATCTCGCTGCGCTTGATCGAGCAGCAAACGCCCGCGCTCGTGGTCGGCGTCGTCCAGTCGGCGTACTACGCGGGCTTCATGGTCGGCGCGCTGTGGGGCGGCGGGCTGATCCGGCGCGTCGGACACCATCGCGCGTTCGTCGCGTTCGCGGCCTTCTCGGCCTGCTGCGCGCTCGGCTTTGCCGTGTGGCGTGCCGCGCCGGTCTGGGTCGCGCTGCGCTTCGTCATGGGCTTTTCGCTCGTCGGCATCTTCACCGTGATCGAGAGCTGGCTGCATCAGGTGGCGAGCAACGCGCACCGCGGGCGGGTGTTTTCGGCCTATCTGATCACGAACTATCTGGGCGTCGGCATCGGGCAGTTTCTGCTCGGCCTGGCCGACCCGGCGGGCTTCGAGCTATTCAGCGTCGTGAGCGCGCTGTTCTCGGCGTCGCTGATACCGGTCGCGTTGGCGGGCGGTGCGCCGGCTCAGGCGTCCGCTCATGGTGCCGCTCATTCTCCCGCCCACTCTCCCGTTACGGCGTCGGGCGAATCCGTCGCGCAGGACGGCCCGTCGAAGCTTGCGCGCGGGCTATCCGGGCTCGGCATCGTGTACCGGTGGGCACCGCTCGGCGTGTTCGGCTGCCTCGCGGCGGGGCTTCTCAACAGCAGCTTCTACACGATGCAGCCGATCTTCATGCGCCGGCTCGACTATTCGGTCGTCGACGTGTCCCACTTCATGGGTTTTGCGCTGCTCGCCGCCCTGTTGCCGCAATGGCCTGTGGCGCGCCTGGCGGATCTCGTCGACCGCCGAGCGGTGATCGCGGCGGTCTCGGCGCTCACCGCCGCGTGCTGCGTGCTGCTGTTCGTGCTGCAAAAAGGGGGGCTCGCGGTCGCGATCGACTATCTCTACGTCGCCGTGGTGTTTTCGCTCTACGGCGTCGTCACGTCGTATGTGAACGATGGCACGCCTTCCGATCAACGCATCCCGGTCAGTTCGGCGTTGCTGCTGATTTTTTCGCTTGGCGCGAGCGGCGGACCGACGCTCGCGTCGGCGGCGATGGCGCTCGTCGGGCCGCGCGGGCTGTATTTGTTTGCGGCGATCGTGACGGGGACGTTGACGGTGTTGACGTTGCGCAGCTTGCGGGCGGTGCCGCGGTTGCGGGGCTAG
- a CDS encoding spermidine synthase has product MTELIKRASAEARAFRKSRRDDDSASKQKISRTKGTKKRFADGADLDDAPVIEAPRKPRFAPVTFSEESGVRYLHFGTEWVQGAMRINKPHHIELEYAQQMMAWLLFLETPKRVVQLGLGAAALTKFAHRFLKRAHVEAVELNPAVVVAARTMFELPHDDARLTVHETDAWDFVNDRANHGTIGALQIDLYDATARGPVHDTLAFYRAVRACLADAGIVTINLFGDHPSFVRNMKHLNAAFDNRVIALPEVHEGNRVALAFSGPALDVPFATLQQRAKLIEEKLGLPARKWLKGLEASLGGKRARFTI; this is encoded by the coding sequence ATGACTGAATTGATCAAACGCGCTTCGGCCGAAGCGCGCGCCTTCCGCAAATCGCGCCGCGACGACGACTCCGCCTCGAAGCAGAAAATCTCGCGCACGAAGGGCACGAAAAAACGCTTCGCCGACGGCGCGGATCTCGACGACGCGCCCGTCATCGAAGCGCCGCGCAAGCCGCGTTTCGCGCCTGTGACGTTCTCGGAAGAGAGCGGGGTGCGCTACCTGCACTTCGGAACCGAGTGGGTGCAAGGCGCGATGCGCATCAACAAGCCGCATCACATCGAGCTCGAATACGCGCAGCAGATGATGGCGTGGCTGCTGTTCCTCGAAACGCCGAAGCGCGTCGTGCAGCTCGGCCTCGGGGCGGCGGCGCTCACCAAGTTCGCGCACCGCTTCCTGAAGCGCGCGCACGTCGAGGCGGTCGAGCTGAACCCGGCGGTCGTCGTCGCCGCGCGAACGATGTTTGAGCTGCCGCACGACGACGCGCGCCTGACCGTGCACGAAACCGACGCGTGGGACTTCGTCAATGACCGCGCCAATCACGGCACGATCGGCGCGCTGCAAATCGATCTCTACGACGCGACGGCACGCGGTCCGGTGCACGACACCCTCGCGTTCTATCGCGCGGTGCGCGCGTGCCTCGCCGATGCCGGCATCGTCACGATCAATCTGTTCGGCGACCACCCGAGCTTCGTGCGCAACATGAAGCACTTGAACGCGGCGTTCGACAACCGCGTGATCGCACTGCCCGAAGTGCATGAGGGCAATCGCGTCGCGCTCGCGTTCTCCGGTCCCGCGCTCGACGTGCCGTTTGCCACGCTGCAGCAGCGCGCGAAGCTGATCGAAGAGAAGCTCGGCTTGCCCGCGCGCAAGTGGCTCAAGGGTCTCGAAGCGTCGCTCGGCGGCAAGCGCGCGCGGTTCACGATCTGA
- a CDS encoding DUF3311 domain-containing protein, producing the protein MAQDADANRAAKRWLWLLVLPWIAMIWVPSYNKIDPQLWGFPFFYWYQLLWVLISAVITALVYFKTKARSTKGSQGGAR; encoded by the coding sequence ATGGCTCAAGACGCCGACGCCAACCGCGCCGCCAAACGTTGGCTCTGGCTGCTGGTATTGCCCTGGATCGCGATGATCTGGGTGCCGTCCTACAACAAGATCGATCCGCAGCTCTGGGGCTTTCCGTTCTTCTATTGGTATCAGCTGCTGTGGGTGCTGATTAGCGCGGTCATCACGGCGCTCGTCTACTTCAAGACCAAGGCGCGTTCGACGAAGGGTTCGCAAGGAGGCGCACGATGA